In Pseudomonas lalkuanensis, the following are encoded in one genomic region:
- a CDS encoding pyridoxamine 5'-phosphate oxidase family protein, giving the protein MLLQSWLREAQCDKGAAMVLATADDFGHPHCRVVSLGGLDEQGLLFYSDQCSEKGQDLVINPWAAVVFHWPAAERQLRIEGRVEWLGARSAEDSPPVYRQRDEAPSLLPNWGHYRLLPGRMEFWQGLPGQRYERLDFRKEANGWQPLPTMP; this is encoded by the coding sequence ATGCTGCTGCAGAGCTGGTTGCGCGAAGCGCAATGCGACAAGGGCGCGGCCATGGTGCTGGCCACGGCGGATGACTTCGGCCATCCACACTGCCGGGTCGTGTCGCTCGGCGGCCTGGATGAACAGGGGCTGCTGTTCTACAGCGACCAGTGCAGCGAAAAGGGCCAGGACCTGGTGATCAACCCCTGGGCGGCAGTGGTGTTCCATTGGCCTGCAGCGGAGCGGCAGTTGCGCATCGAGGGCCGGGTCGAATGGCTGGGCGCGCGTTCGGCGGAGGATTCGCCGCCGGTCTATCGCCAGCGTGACGAGGCACCGTCCCTCCTGCCGAATTGGGGGCATTACCGCCTGCTGCCCGGCCGCATGGAATTCTGGCAGGGCCTGCCGGGGCAGCGTTACGAGCGCCTCGATTTCCGCAAGGAGGCGAACGGCTGGCAGCCGCTGCCGACAATGCCCTGA
- the norR gene encoding nitric oxide reductase transcriptional regulator NorR, whose amino-acid sequence MVDFTPIQNAQLADLVCELPAAVRLQRLVVGLREAFGCSAVVLLRLDGESLRPQAAVGLAHEVLGRSFAVARHPRLAQILAQREPLQFAADSLLPDPYDGLLEDSPDEPLPVHDCMGMSLYLDGQLWGAVTLDALRPGSFDRHAAQRLRQHALLIESALRVCRLEAEVRSLRLAGRQAEPDGEAGDAAILGNSPAISQLLDELAVVADSELPVLLQGETGVGKELFARWLHSHSPRARKPLVYVNCAALPETLAESELFGHAKGAFSGAGQDRPGRFEAANGGTLFLDEIGELPLATQAKMLRALQNGEIQRLGADQPRHVDVRVIAATNRRLWEEVREGRFRADLYHRLSVYPVHIPPLRERGRDVLLLAGHFLELNRVRLGLRCLRLSPEAERVLLNYDWPGNVRELEHVISRAALKVLSQAESRTALLSIEAPWLGLESPPVRHLTPPQAASEPVLESMQQALERYQRELVEAALGRHAGKWAAAARDLQMDPSNLRKLARRLNLI is encoded by the coding sequence ATGGTAGATTTCACCCCGATCCAGAATGCCCAGCTCGCCGACCTGGTCTGCGAGCTGCCGGCGGCGGTCCGCCTGCAACGGCTGGTGGTTGGCCTGCGCGAGGCGTTTGGCTGCAGTGCGGTGGTTCTGTTGCGCCTGGACGGCGAGAGCTTGCGCCCGCAGGCGGCCGTGGGGCTGGCCCATGAAGTGCTCGGACGCAGCTTCGCGGTGGCTCGCCATCCGCGCCTGGCGCAGATCCTGGCGCAGCGCGAGCCGCTGCAGTTCGCCGCCGACAGTCTGTTGCCCGACCCCTACGACGGCCTGCTGGAAGACAGCCCGGACGAGCCGCTGCCAGTGCATGACTGCATGGGCATGAGCCTCTATCTGGATGGCCAGCTGTGGGGCGCGGTGACCCTCGATGCCTTGCGTCCCGGCAGCTTTGATCGCCATGCCGCGCAGCGCTTGCGCCAGCACGCGCTGCTGATTGAAAGCGCGCTGCGGGTGTGCCGGCTGGAGGCCGAGGTGCGCAGCCTGCGCCTGGCCGGACGCCAGGCGGAACCGGACGGGGAGGCCGGTGATGCGGCGATTCTCGGCAACAGTCCAGCGATCAGCCAACTGCTGGACGAACTGGCTGTGGTGGCCGACTCCGAGTTGCCCGTGCTGCTGCAGGGCGAGACCGGCGTGGGCAAGGAGCTGTTCGCCCGCTGGCTGCACAGCCATTCGCCGCGCGCGCGAAAGCCGCTGGTCTACGTCAACTGCGCGGCCTTGCCGGAAACCCTGGCCGAGAGCGAGCTGTTCGGCCATGCCAAGGGGGCGTTCTCCGGCGCGGGCCAGGACCGTCCCGGGCGCTTCGAAGCGGCCAACGGAGGCACCCTGTTCCTCGACGAGATCGGCGAGCTGCCGCTGGCAACCCAGGCCAAGATGCTGCGCGCGCTGCAGAACGGCGAAATCCAGCGCCTTGGCGCCGACCAGCCACGGCATGTCGATGTGCGGGTGATCGCAGCGACCAATCGCCGCCTCTGGGAAGAGGTGCGCGAGGGACGTTTCCGCGCCGATCTCTACCATCGCCTGTCGGTGTATCCGGTGCATATTCCGCCGCTGCGCGAGCGTGGCCGCGATGTGCTGTTGCTGGCCGGCCACTTTCTCGAACTCAACCGGGTGCGTCTTGGCCTGCGTTGCCTGCGCCTCTCGCCAGAGGCCGAGCGGGTGCTGCTGAACTACGACTGGCCGGGCAACGTACGCGAGCTGGAGCATGTGATCAGCCGGGCGGCGCTCAAGGTGCTCAGCCAGGCCGAGTCGCGTACTGCACTGCTCAGCATCGAGGCTCCCTGGCTAGGACTCGAGTCGCCGCCAGTCCGCCATCTCACTCCGCCACAGGCCGCCTCCGAGCCGGTGCTGGAGTCCATGCAGCAGGCACTGGAGCGCTACCAGCGCGAGCTGGTCGAAGCGGCCCTGGGCCGTCATGCCGGCAAGTGGGCGGCTGCCGCCCGCGACTTGCAGATGGACCCGAGCAATCTGCGCAAGCTGGCCCGCCGTCTTAATCTGATCTGA
- the ytfE gene encoding iron-sulfur cluster repair protein YtfE, with product MADQLLDSTLGDLACTLPGATRVFHQFHLDFCCGGQKTLRQASLERGVDADEVIRQLSRLDPQDAEGADWRQASPEQLIDHLLDRFHAVHRQQLPELIRLAARVEQVHGERDDCPHGLTELLITMQQELESHMQKEEQVLFPLIERGAGPMAGGPISVMRFEHDQHGEALQQLVDLTGDMQPPEGACNTWRALYRGLDELRVDLMQHIHLENNLLFPRALGLEVRHG from the coding sequence ATGGCTGACCAACTGCTCGACAGCACCTTGGGCGACCTGGCATGCACCCTCCCCGGCGCCACACGGGTATTCCATCAGTTCCACCTGGACTTCTGCTGCGGCGGCCAAAAGACCTTGCGCCAGGCTTCCCTGGAGCGCGGGGTGGATGCCGACGAAGTGATCCGCCAGCTGTCCCGGCTCGACCCGCAGGACGCCGAGGGCGCCGACTGGCGCCAGGCGTCTCCCGAGCAACTGATCGACCACCTGCTTGACCGTTTCCACGCCGTGCATCGCCAGCAGTTGCCGGAGCTGATCCGCCTGGCGGCGCGCGTCGAACAGGTCCACGGGGAACGTGACGACTGCCCCCACGGGCTGACCGAACTGCTGATCACCATGCAGCAGGAACTGGAAAGCCACATGCAGAAGGAGGAGCAGGTGCTCTTCCCGCTCATCGAACGCGGCGCAGGCCCCATGGCCGGCGGGCCGATCTCGGTCATGCGTTTCGAGCACGACCAGCATGGCGAAGCGCTGCAGCAACTGGTGGATCTGACCGGCGACATGCAGCCGCCCGAAGGCGCCTGCAACACCTGGCGAGCGCTGTATCGCGGCCTCGATGAACTGCGCGTCGACCTGATGCAGCACATCCACCTGGAAAACAACCTGCTGTTCCCCCGTGCCCTGGGCCTGGAGGTGCGCCATGGGTGA
- a CDS encoding nitric-oxide reductase large subunit: MGEYRKLWWTLIAVLGVTFCLLGWFGREVYRQAPPIPSEVVSASGQHLFGADDILDGQTAWQSVGGMQLGSIWGHGAYQAPDWTADWLHRELLAWLDLAAQQQYGKPYAEVDQDHQALLREQLKREYRGNQVRDGVLSLSERRVAAMGQTAAYYDALFSNDPALQGSRKSFAMKENTLPDAARREQLSRFFFWTAWVAATERPGHEATYSNNWPHEPLIDNHPTAENLIWSVASVILLIAGVGFLIWAWAFLRGHEEEEPAAPAQDPLSLVALTPSQRALGKYLLLVVGLFSFQVMLGGATAHYTVEGQDFYGFPLSQWFPYSLLRTWHIQSALFWIATGFLAAGLFLAPIINGGKDPKFQKLGVDALFWALVVVVLGSFVGNYLAIAQVMPAEWNFWLGHQGYEYVDLGRLWQIGKFAGVAFWLLLMLRGILPAFRQPGDKNLLALLSASVIAIGLFYGAGFAYGERTHLSIMEYWRWWVVHLWVEGFFEVFATTALAFIFSSMGLVSKRMATTASLASASLFMLGGVPGTFHHLYFAGTTTPVMAVGATFSALEVVPLVVLGYEAWENWRLKSRAAWMERVKWPLMCFVAVAFWNMLGAGVFGFMINPPVSLYYVQGLNTTPVHAHAALFGVYGFLALGFTLLVLRYIRPQLRFNERLMKTAFWWLNGGLVLMIATSLLPIGIIQFHASVSEGLWYARSEAFMQQEILQTLRWVRTFGDVVFIVGALAMAWQVVSGFFSPTTSTVPQRAEGERLSVN, from the coding sequence ATGGGTGAGTACCGCAAGCTGTGGTGGACGTTGATCGCCGTGCTCGGCGTGACCTTCTGCCTGCTCGGCTGGTTCGGCCGTGAGGTCTACCGCCAGGCGCCGCCGATTCCCTCGGAGGTGGTGAGCGCGAGCGGCCAGCACCTGTTCGGCGCCGACGACATCCTCGATGGCCAGACCGCCTGGCAGAGCGTCGGCGGCATGCAGCTCGGCTCCATCTGGGGCCATGGCGCCTACCAGGCGCCGGACTGGACCGCCGACTGGCTGCACCGTGAACTGCTCGCCTGGCTCGACCTGGCCGCGCAACAGCAGTACGGCAAGCCCTATGCCGAGGTCGACCAGGACCACCAGGCCCTGCTACGCGAGCAACTCAAGCGCGAGTATCGCGGTAACCAGGTGCGTGACGGCGTGCTGTCCCTGAGCGAGCGCCGCGTCGCCGCCATGGGCCAGACCGCCGCCTATTACGACGCGCTGTTCAGCAACGACCCAGCCCTGCAGGGCAGCCGCAAGAGCTTCGCCATGAAGGAGAACACCCTGCCCGATGCCGCGCGCCGCGAGCAGCTGAGCCGGTTCTTCTTCTGGACCGCCTGGGTCGCCGCGACCGAACGGCCAGGGCACGAAGCCACCTACAGCAACAACTGGCCGCACGAGCCGCTGATCGACAACCATCCCACCGCAGAGAACCTGATCTGGTCGGTGGCCAGCGTGATCCTGCTGATCGCCGGCGTCGGTTTCCTGATCTGGGCCTGGGCCTTCCTGCGCGGCCACGAGGAGGAAGAACCCGCCGCGCCCGCCCAGGACCCGCTCAGCCTGGTGGCGCTGACCCCGTCGCAGCGAGCCCTCGGCAAGTACCTGCTGCTGGTGGTCGGGCTGTTCAGCTTCCAGGTCATGCTCGGCGGCGCCACGGCGCACTACACGGTGGAAGGCCAGGATTTCTACGGCTTCCCGCTGTCGCAGTGGTTCCCCTACTCGCTGTTGCGCACCTGGCACATCCAGAGCGCGCTGTTCTGGATCGCCACCGGTTTCCTCGCCGCCGGCCTGTTCCTCGCCCCGATCATCAACGGCGGCAAGGACCCGAAATTCCAGAAACTCGGCGTCGACGCGCTGTTCTGGGCGCTGGTGGTGGTGGTGCTCGGCTCCTTCGTCGGCAACTACCTGGCGATTGCCCAGGTCATGCCGGCCGAGTGGAACTTCTGGCTCGGCCACCAGGGCTATGAGTACGTCGATCTCGGCCGCCTGTGGCAGATCGGCAAGTTCGCCGGCGTGGCCTTCTGGCTGCTGCTGATGCTGCGCGGCATCCTGCCGGCGTTCCGCCAGCCCGGCGACAAGAACCTGCTGGCCCTGCTGTCCGCCTCGGTGATCGCCATCGGCCTGTTCTACGGCGCCGGCTTCGCCTACGGCGAGCGCACCCACCTGTCGATCATGGAGTACTGGCGCTGGTGGGTGGTGCACCTGTGGGTCGAGGGCTTCTTCGAGGTATTCGCCACCACTGCACTGGCCTTCATCTTCTCCAGTATGGGCCTGGTGTCCAAGCGCATGGCCACCACCGCCAGCCTGGCCTCGGCTTCGCTGTTCATGCTCGGCGGCGTGCCCGGCACCTTCCACCACCTGTACTTCGCCGGCACCACCACTCCGGTGATGGCGGTAGGTGCCACCTTCAGCGCCCTGGAAGTGGTGCCGCTGGTGGTACTTGGCTACGAAGCCTGGGAAAACTGGCGGCTGAAGAGCCGCGCGGCCTGGATGGAGCGGGTCAAGTGGCCGCTGATGTGCTTCGTCGCCGTGGCGTTCTGGAACATGCTCGGCGCCGGCGTCTTCGGCTTCATGATCAACCCGCCGGTTTCGCTCTACTACGTGCAGGGCCTCAACACCACGCCGGTACACGCCCACGCCGCGCTGTTCGGAGTCTATGGCTTCCTCGCCCTGGGCTTCACCCTGCTGGTGCTGCGCTACATCCGTCCGCAACTACGCTTCAACGAGCGTCTGATGAAGACCGCCTTCTGGTGGCTGAACGGCGGCCTGGTGCTGATGATCGCCACCAGCCTGTTGCCGATCGGCATCATCCAGTTCCACGCCAGCGTCAGCGAGGGCCTGTGGTATGCCCGCAGCGAGGCCTTCATGCAGCAGGAAATCCTCCAGACGCTGCGCTGGGTACGCACCTTCGGTGATGTGGTGTTCATCGTCGGTGCGCTGGCCATGGCCTGGCAGGTCGTCAGCGGATTCTTCTCTCCCACCACCAGCACCGTGCCCCAGCGCGCGGAAGGAGAACGCCTATCGGTTAACTGA
- a CDS encoding GntP family permease — MSVVIALAALALLMLAAYRGYSVILFAPIAALLAVLLTDPSAVAPAFTGVFMEKMVGFVKLYFPVFLLGAVFGKLIELSGFSRSIVAAAIRLLGTRQAMLVIVLVCALLTYGGVSLFVVVFAVYPFAAEMFRQSNIPKRLIPATIALGAFTFTMDALPGTPQIQNIIPTTFFSTNGWAAPWLGVIGSLCVFAMGMLFLRRQLNKAQAAGEGYGNDLRNEPETASDLKLPNPLLALSPLVLVGGANLLFTHWIPQLYGTTHSLQLAGMAAPVTSDVAKLTGIWAVQAALLLGILLVLASSYRVIRSKLAEGSKTAVSGALLAAMNTASEYGFGAVIASLPGFLVLANALKSIPDPLINEAITVTTLAGITGSASGGMSIALAAMSEQFIAAAHAADIPLEVLHRVASMASGGMDTLPHNGAVITLLAVTGLTHREAYKDIFAITLIKTFAVFLVIGTFYATGIV, encoded by the coding sequence ATGAGCGTGGTCATCGCCCTTGCGGCCCTCGCCCTGCTGATGCTCGCCGCCTATCGCGGCTACAGCGTGATCCTCTTCGCCCCCATCGCGGCCCTGCTCGCAGTACTGCTGACCGATCCCTCCGCCGTCGCCCCGGCCTTCACCGGGGTGTTCATGGAAAAGATGGTCGGCTTCGTCAAACTCTATTTCCCGGTGTTCCTGCTGGGCGCGGTGTTCGGCAAGCTGATCGAGCTGTCGGGCTTCTCGCGCTCGATCGTCGCCGCCGCCATCCGCCTGCTAGGCACCCGCCAGGCGATGCTGGTCATCGTACTGGTCTGCGCATTGCTCACCTACGGCGGCGTATCGCTGTTCGTCGTGGTGTTCGCGGTCTATCCGTTCGCCGCCGAGATGTTCCGCCAGAGCAACATCCCCAAGCGGCTGATCCCGGCGACCATCGCCCTCGGCGCCTTCACCTTCACCATGGACGCGCTGCCCGGCACCCCGCAGATCCAGAACATCATCCCAACCACTTTCTTCAGCACCAATGGCTGGGCCGCCCCCTGGCTGGGCGTGATCGGCAGCCTGTGCGTGTTCGCCATGGGCATGCTGTTCCTGCGCCGCCAGCTGAACAAGGCCCAGGCCGCCGGCGAAGGCTATGGCAACGACCTGCGCAACGAGCCGGAAACCGCCAGCGACCTGAAACTGCCCAACCCGTTGCTGGCGCTCTCGCCGCTGGTGCTGGTGGGCGGTGCCAACTTGCTGTTCACCCACTGGATTCCACAGCTCTACGGCACGACCCACAGCCTGCAACTGGCCGGCATGGCCGCCCCGGTGACCAGTGACGTCGCCAAGCTGACCGGCATCTGGGCGGTGCAGGCGGCGCTGCTGCTGGGCATCCTGCTGGTGTTGGCGAGCAGTTACCGGGTGATCCGCAGCAAGCTCGCCGAAGGCAGCAAGACCGCCGTTTCCGGTGCCCTGCTGGCGGCGATGAACACGGCTTCGGAGTACGGCTTCGGCGCGGTGATCGCCTCGCTGCCGGGCTTCCTGGTGCTGGCCAACGCACTCAAGAGCATCCCCGACCCGCTGATCAACGAGGCCATCACCGTGACCACCCTCGCCGGCATCACCGGCTCGGCGTCCGGCGGCATGAGCATCGCCCTGGCGGCCATGTCCGAGCAGTTCATCGCTGCCGCCCACGCAGCCGACATTCCGCTGGAGGTGCTGCACCGGGTGGCATCCATGGCCAGCGGCGGCATGGACACGCTGCCGCACAACGGCGCCGTCATCACCCTGCTCGCGGTCACCGGCCTGACCCACCGCGAGGCCTACAAGGACATCTTCGCCATCACCCTGATCAAGACGTTCGCCGTGTTCCTGGTGATCGGCACCTTCTACGCGACCGGCATCGTCTGA
- a CDS encoding 3-hydroxybutyrate dehydrogenase produces MNLNGKTALVTGSTSGIGLGIARRLAAAGANVVVNGFGDIDAVVGELAAHGARIGHHGADMSRPEQIAEMIAYVEREFGALDILVNNAGIQHVAALEDFPVERWNAIVAINLSAVFHTTRLALPGMRQRGWGRILNIASTHGLVASAGKSAYVAAKHGVIGLTKTTALETATTGITCNAICPGWVLTPLVQQQIDARISAGASPEQARHDLLAEKQPSLDFVTPEQLGELALFLCSDAAAQVRGAAWNMDGGWTAQ; encoded by the coding sequence ATGAACCTCAATGGCAAGACCGCCCTGGTCACCGGTTCCACCAGCGGTATCGGCCTGGGCATCGCCCGTCGCCTCGCCGCCGCGGGTGCCAACGTGGTGGTCAACGGCTTCGGCGACATCGACGCGGTGGTGGGCGAGCTCGCCGCCCATGGCGCTCGCATCGGCCATCATGGCGCGGACATGTCCCGACCCGAGCAGATCGCCGAGATGATCGCCTACGTCGAGCGCGAGTTCGGCGCCCTCGACATCCTGGTCAACAACGCCGGCATACAGCATGTCGCCGCGCTGGAAGACTTCCCCGTCGAGCGCTGGAACGCGATCGTCGCCATCAACCTGTCCGCGGTGTTCCACACCACACGCCTGGCGCTGCCGGGCATGCGTCAGCGCGGCTGGGGGCGCATCCTCAACATCGCCTCCACCCACGGACTGGTGGCCTCGGCGGGAAAAAGCGCCTACGTCGCCGCCAAGCACGGAGTCATCGGCCTGACCAAGACCACAGCGCTGGAAACCGCCACCACCGGCATCACCTGCAACGCCATCTGTCCCGGCTGGGTACTGACGCCGCTGGTCCAGCAACAGATCGACGCGCGCATCAGTGCCGGCGCCAGCCCGGAACAGGCGCGCCACGACCTGCTGGCGGAAAAGCAGCCCTCGCTGGACTTCGTCACCCCGGAGCAACTCGGCGAACTCGCGCTATTCCTGTGCAGCGACGCCGCCGCCCAGGTCCGAGGTGCTGCCTGGAACATGGATGGCGGCTGGACGGCTCAATAG
- a CDS encoding putative urea ABC transporter substrate-binding protein: MRKPLLTALLAAGLATFSLGASAAAKHSFNLCWTIYAGWMPWEYAASHGIVDKWAKKYGIEIKVTQLNDYIESINQYTAGQFDGCTMTNMDALTIPAAGGVDSTALIVSDFSNGNDGIVLKGEGKSLADLKGMNVNLVELSVSHYLLARALENARLTEKDVTTVNTSDADIAAAFNTDDVQAVTTWNPMLSEARAKPGTTEVFNSSQIPGEIMDMMVVNSAVLKDNPALGKALTGAWFETVALMQGDSAETRAALEHMAKASGTDLAGYQSQLATTKLFATPKEALAFATSPKLPATMDKVAAFSFAHGLLGEGAKSAEAVGMSFAGGLSTGDAQNLKLRFDPTYVQMAAEGKL; encoded by the coding sequence ATGCGCAAGCCCCTTCTGACCGCCCTGCTCGCCGCCGGCCTCGCCACTTTCAGCCTCGGCGCCAGCGCCGCCGCGAAGCACAGCTTCAACCTCTGCTGGACCATCTATGCCGGCTGGATGCCTTGGGAATACGCGGCCAGCCACGGCATCGTGGACAAGTGGGCGAAGAAGTACGGCATCGAGATCAAGGTCACCCAGCTCAACGACTACATCGAGTCGATCAACCAGTACACCGCAGGCCAGTTCGACGGCTGCACCATGACCAACATGGACGCCCTGACCATCCCCGCAGCCGGCGGCGTGGACTCCACCGCGCTGATCGTCAGCGACTTCTCCAACGGCAACGACGGCATCGTCCTCAAGGGCGAAGGCAAATCCCTGGCCGACCTCAAGGGCATGAACGTCAACCTGGTGGAACTCTCGGTCTCCCACTACCTGCTCGCCCGCGCGCTGGAAAACGCCCGCCTGACCGAGAAGGACGTGACCACGGTGAACACCTCCGACGCCGACATCGCCGCCGCCTTCAACACCGACGACGTGCAGGCGGTGACCACCTGGAACCCGATGCTCTCCGAAGCCCGCGCCAAGCCGGGCACCACCGAGGTGTTCAACTCCAGCCAGATCCCCGGCGAGATCATGGACATGATGGTGGTCAACAGCGCAGTCCTTAAAGACAACCCGGCACTGGGCAAAGCCCTGACCGGCGCCTGGTTCGAAACCGTCGCGCTGATGCAGGGCGACAGCGCCGAGACCCGCGCCGCGCTGGAACACATGGCCAAGGCCTCGGGCACCGATCTGGCCGGCTACCAGAGCCAGCTCGCCACCACCAAGCTGTTCGCCACGCCGAAGGAGGCCCTGGCCTTCGCCACCAGCCCGAAGCTGCCGGCGACCATGGACAAGGTCGCGGCCTTTTCCTTTGCCCACGGCTTGCTGGGTGAAGGTGCCAAGAGCGCCGAAGCCGTCGGCATGAGTTTCGCGGGCGGCCTCTCCACCGGGGATGCACAGAACCTGAAGCTGCGTTTCGACCCCACCTACGTGCAGATGGCGGCAGAAGGGA